One genomic segment of Pseudomonas sp. p1(2021b) includes these proteins:
- the hrpB gene encoding ATP-dependent helicase HrpB yields MISLPIDAVLPALRQALAERDEAVLEAPPGAGKTTRVPLALLDEPWLAGQTILMLEPRRLAARAAAERLASELGEKVGETVGYRIRLDSKVGPTTRIEVVTEGILTRRLQADPALEGVGLVIFDEFHERSLDADLALALSLNGRELLRDEPPLKILLMSATLEGERLSRLLDDAPIVSSEGRMHPVDIRWSRPFQPGEFVEPRVVDCVLQALAEQPGSLLVFLPGQAEIRRVHQALQETLGERPDILLCPLHGELDLNAQRAAIDPAPQGLRKVVLATNIAETSLTIDGVRVVIDAGLARVPRFDPGSGMTRLDTQRISRASATQRAGRAGRLEPGVCYRLWSEAQHDQLAAHGSAEILQADLAGLALQLARWGVTADQLRWLDPPPAAALAQAQDLLARLKAYKPGSRESLSEHGLAMAELPAHPRIAHLLLRGQDLGLAQMACDVAALLGERDIQRGGGADLHSRLALVSGESKAARGGQGGVQRARQLARQYRGLLRGKAGASVADPEHPRWLGALLALAYPDRIAQQRREGGAEYRLANGRAALFAEVDALMKCPWLVIADLGSRQGQREERIYLATEFDPTLLEDVLAEQVERVDILEWDEREQVLRAERQAKVGELVLSREPLPGLDDEARAKALLGLVRRKGLNLLTWTPELRQWQARVALLRQLDLEASGESQWPDLSDEALLASLEDWLQPYLGKVSRLSHFAQLDLASMLRNLLPWPLPQRLDEWAPAHLTVPSGSNIRLDYSETPPILAVRLQELFGLADTPRIAQGRQQVKLHLLSPARRPVQVTQDLANFWRTTYSEVKKDLKGRYPKHYWPDDPLVAEATARAKPRGT; encoded by the coding sequence ATGATTTCATTACCAATCGATGCCGTATTGCCCGCCTTGCGCCAGGCCCTGGCCGAGCGCGACGAGGCCGTGCTCGAAGCACCGCCCGGCGCCGGCAAGACCACCCGCGTACCCCTGGCCCTGCTCGATGAGCCGTGGTTGGCCGGGCAGACCATCCTGATGCTCGAGCCCCGTCGCCTGGCCGCCCGCGCAGCCGCCGAACGCCTGGCCAGCGAGCTGGGGGAGAAGGTCGGCGAAACCGTGGGCTATCGTATTCGCCTGGACAGCAAGGTCGGCCCCACGACACGTATCGAAGTGGTCACCGAAGGTATCCTCACCCGCCGCTTGCAGGCCGACCCTGCGCTGGAGGGCGTAGGGCTGGTGATCTTCGACGAGTTCCACGAGCGCAGTCTCGACGCCGACCTTGCCCTGGCCCTGAGTCTCAACGGTCGGGAACTGCTGCGTGACGAGCCGCCGCTGAAGATCCTGCTGATGTCCGCGACCCTGGAGGGCGAACGCCTTTCGCGCTTGCTCGACGATGCGCCGATCGTCAGCAGCGAAGGGCGCATGCATCCGGTGGACATCCGCTGGAGCCGCCCGTTCCAGCCGGGCGAGTTCGTCGAGCCACGGGTGGTCGACTGCGTGCTCCAGGCCTTGGCGGAGCAGCCCGGCAGCTTGTTGGTGTTCCTGCCTGGCCAGGCCGAGATCCGCCGCGTACACCAGGCGTTGCAGGAAACGCTGGGCGAACGCCCCGACATCCTGCTTTGCCCGTTGCATGGCGAGCTGGACCTCAACGCCCAGCGCGCGGCCATCGATCCCGCTCCCCAGGGGCTGCGCAAGGTCGTGCTGGCCACCAACATCGCCGAGACCAGCCTGACCATCGACGGCGTGCGCGTGGTGATCGACGCAGGGCTGGCGCGGGTGCCGCGTTTCGACCCGGGCAGCGGCATGACCCGCCTGGACACCCAGCGCATCTCCCGCGCCAGCGCCACCCAGCGCGCCGGCCGTGCCGGGCGCCTGGAGCCGGGCGTCTGCTATCGGTTATGGTCCGAGGCCCAGCACGACCAGCTGGCGGCCCACGGCAGCGCCGAGATCCTGCAGGCCGACCTGGCCGGGCTGGCCTTGCAGCTGGCGCGCTGGGGCGTGACGGCGGACCAGCTGCGTTGGCTCGACCCGCCACCCGCTGCCGCCCTGGCTCAGGCCCAGGACCTGTTGGCACGCCTGAAAGCCTACAAGCCCGGCAGCCGGGAAAGCCTCAGCGAACATGGCCTGGCCATGGCCGAGCTGCCAGCTCACCCGCGTATCGCCCATTTGTTGCTGCGCGGCCAGGACCTGGGCTTGGCGCAGATGGCCTGTGACGTAGCGGCGCTGCTGGGAGAGCGGGATATCCAGCGTGGTGGCGGCGCCGACTTGCACAGCCGCCTGGCCTTGGTCAGCGGGGAAAGCAAGGCGGCCCGGGGCGGGCAGGGCGGTGTGCAGCGTGCGCGACAGTTGGCCAGGCAGTACCGAGGCTTGCTCCGCGGCAAGGCTGGGGCCTCGGTTGCCGACCCGGAGCACCCACGCTGGTTGGGTGCGTTGCTGGCCTTGGCCTACCCGGACCGCATCGCCCAGCAGCGTCGCGAAGGCGGGGCCGAATATCGCCTGGCCAACGGCCGCGCCGCGCTGTTCGCCGAGGTCGATGCGCTGATGAAATGTCCCTGGCTGGTCATCGCCGACCTGGGCAGCCGTCAGGGCCAGCGGGAAGAGCGGATCTACCTGGCGACCGAATTCGACCCGACGTTGCTCGAGGATGTGCTCGCCGAGCAGGTCGAGCGGGTCGATATTCTGGAGTGGGACGAGCGCGAGCAGGTCCTGCGTGCCGAGCGTCAGGCCAAGGTCGGCGAGCTGGTGCTAAGCCGTGAGCCGTTGCCCGGCCTGGACGATGAGGCGCGAGCCAAGGCGTTGCTCGGGCTGGTGCGGCGCAAGGGCCTCAACCTGCTGACCTGGACGCCGGAGCTGCGCCAGTGGCAGGCGCGGGTGGCGCTGCTGCGGCAGCTGGATCTGGAGGCTAGCGGTGAAAGCCAATGGCCGGACCTGTCCGACGAAGCACTGCTCGCCAGCCTGGAGGATTGGTTGCAGCCCTACCTGGGCAAGGTCTCGCGCCTGAGCCACTTCGCCCAGCTGGACCTGGCATCGATGCTGCGCAACCTGCTGCCCTGGCCATTGCCGCAGCGCCTGGACGAATGGGCGCCGGCGCACCTGACCGTGCCCTCCGGCTCGAACATTCGCCTGGACTACAGCGAAACCCCGCCGATCCTCGCCGTGCGCCTGCAGGAGCTGTTCGGCTTGGCCGATACACCGCGCATCGCCCAGGGCCGCCAGCAGGTGAAATTGCACCTGTTGTCACCGGCACGGCGACCGGTGCAGGTTACCCAGGACCTGGCCAACTTCTGGCGCACGACCTATTCGGAGGTGAAGAAAGACCTCAAGGGGCGCTATCCCAAGCACTACTGGCCAGATGACCCGCTGGTGGCCGAGGCCACCGCGCGGGCCAAGCCCAGGGGCACCTGA